The proteins below come from a single Bactrocera dorsalis isolate Fly_Bdor chromosome 5, ASM2337382v1, whole genome shotgun sequence genomic window:
- the LOC105224415 gene encoding P protein, whose amino-acid sequence MAKKVEEEEKSDIDDINLDDEEEPQPEPKKRIRIVVPEEDEGSTASRTRLQTVFYYIKIAFLCSVWLVIAVLLPTMPIEKMDGHLTTIFPNQTKIIVIDLKRVTRASLGLRAYGPFLVSVHASNVDPRINNHMTAFLEKAVYAADGESITDIIVVSNIQYFLLTTSEHLSTNVAPVKVYGHFGLTNFSIEDANNVRLRLHLETNVDTEVTIKYFYERSLDAQTCIILGALVLAFLYISIVWELVNRTFVALIAATLAIAVLGFMRSWPDIGKIIKWMDTETLLLLFGMMILVGVLAESGIFDYFAVQAYKMSRGHIWPMVNILCFFTATLSAFVDSVTMMLLITPIIVKLCEVMQADPVLVLMFLVIYANIGAASTPVGDPPNIIITTNSFIAAHNVNFGNFMMHTLPCVLLTLLQTYIQLRLTFRKLGVVPYIADAESEMRMGTHAWERAAAAIQPYSKDTRQLRDVLMHKAQHVKRHIKRLGKRRTTTANYKETLTELRTNYGIRNKILLLKSIIAFAFVMTLFFMHSVHGLHQLSLGECALMGAIMLLILADVRDMEAILGRVEWSTLIFFGSLFVLMEALTEIGVIAVLGHMVENLVRSVDEEQRLLVALQLMLWVSAIASAFLDNIPVTTMMIRIVISLSQNKELHLPLHPLVWALALGACFGGNGTLIGGSANVVTAGVAEQHGYAFTFKRFFMVGFPVMIGNVIITSIYLYVCHSVYQWHDPPIN is encoded by the coding sequence ATGGCTAAAAAGGTCGAGGAAGAGGAAAAAAGTGATATTGATGATATTAATCTGGACGATGAAGAAGAGCCGCAGCCAGAACCGAAAAAACGGATACGTATAGTTGTGCCCGAAGAGGACGAGGGGTCAACGGCATCCAGAACTAGATTACAAACGGTTttctattatataaaaattgcatttctgTGCAGCGTTTGGCTTGTAATAGCAGTGCTACTGCCGACGATGCCCATTGAGAAGATGGACGGACATCtgacaacaatttttccaaatcaaacaaaaatcatagttatcgatctgaaacgTGTGACACGCGCGTCGCTGGGCTTAAGAGCGTACGGACCATTTCTTGTGAGCGTTCATGCATCGAATGTTGATCCGCGTATAAATAATCATATGACAGCATTTTTGGAGAAAGCAGTCTACGCTGCGGATGGCGAGAGTATAACCGATATTATAGTTGTATcgaatatacaatattttttgctcacCACAAGCGAGCACTTGAGCACCAATGTTGCGCCAGTGAAAGTGTACGGACATTTTGGGCTAACAAATTTCTCCATAGAGGACGCAAACAATGTGCGGCTACGTCTACACCTAGAGACAAATGTCGACACGGAAGTGACGATAAAGTATTTTTATGAACGTTCCTTGGATGCGCAAACTTGCATTATACTCGGCGCCCTAGTGTTGGCCTTCCTGTATATATCGATTGTTTGGGAGTTGGTGAATCGCACCTTCGTCGCGTTGATAGCGGCCACTTTGGCTATTGCGGTGCTGGGTTTTATGCGCTCATGGCCCGATATCGGTAAGATCATCAAATGGATGGACACGGAAACTCTACTACTACTCTTCGGCATGATGATACTGGTTGGCGTACTTGCTGAATCGGGCATTTTCGATTATTTCGCCGTGCAGGCATATAAAATGTCCCGGGGACACATTTGGCCGATGGTTAACATTTTATGTTTCTTTACCGCCACGCTGTCGGCCTTCGTGGATAGCGTTACGATGATGCTGCTCATAACACCGATCATTGTCAAGCTGTGCGAGGTGATGCAAGCCGATCCGGTTTTGGTGCTGATGTTCCTCGTCATCTATGCAAATATCGGTGCGGCCTCGACGCCAGTTGGCGATCCGCCAAATATCATAATCACAACGAATTCATTCATTGCCGCGCATAATGTGAATTTCGGCAACTTTATGATGCACACGCTGCCCTGCGTGCTGCTAACGCTGctgcagacatacatacaattacGCTTGACGTTCCGCAAGTTGGGTGTCGTGCCGTACATAGCCGATGCTGAGAGTGAAATGCGTATGGGTACGCACGCGTGGGAGCGCGCTGCCGCCGCCATACAGCCCTACTCGAAGGACACAAGACAGCTGCGCGATGTGCTTATGCATAAGGCGCAGCACGTTAAGCGACATATAAAGAGGCTGGGTAAGCGCCGCACCACGACGGCCAATTACAAAGAGACGCTAACCGAACTGCGCACCAACTATGGCATACGCAATAAGATTTTGCTCTTGAAGTCAATCATTGCATTCGCTTTTGTTATGACGCTGTTTTTCATGCATTCCGTGCACGGCCTGCATCAGTTGTCGCTCGGTGAGTGCGCCCTTATGGGTGCGATAATGCTACTCATACTGGCGGACGTGCGTGATATGGAGGCGATTTTGGGACGCGTCGAATGGTCAACGCTCATATTTTTCGGATCCTTATTTGTGCTCATGGAGGCGCTTACCGAGATCGGCGTCATCGCTGTGCTCGGTCATATGGTGGAGAATTTGGTACGCTCGGTGGATGAGGAGCAACGCTTGTTGGTCGCATTGCAGTTGATGCTGTGGGTGTCGGCGATTGCTTCAGCTTTCCTCGACAATATACCGGTGACGACAATGATGATACGCATTGTGATATCATTGTCACAGAATAAGGAACTTCATCTGCCGCTGCATCCATTGGTTTGGGCGCTGGCGCTGGGCGCATGCTTTGGCGGCAACGGTACTTTAATTGGCGGCTCCGCCAACGTGGTGACTGCTGGGGTTGCCGAACAACATGGTTATGCGTTCACTTTTAAACGATTCTTCATGGTGGGCTTTCCCGTCATGATTGGCAATGTGATCATCACATCTATATACCTTTATGTGTGTCACAGTGTGTACCAATGGCATGATCCACCTATAAACTGA